One stretch of Plasmodium vivax chromosome 8, whole genome shotgun sequence DNA includes these proteins:
- a CDS encoding serine/threonine protein phosphatase, putative (encoded by transcript PVX_119815A) — protein MTRGEEKKWIEQLRMNPPKLLDENDLRLVCQRVKEILVEENNVQAINPPVIICGDIHGQFFDLLELFDVGGDIMNNDYIFLGDYVDRGYNSVETFEYLLLLKLLFPKNITLLRGNHESRQITTVYGFYDECFKKYGNANAWKYCTDIFDYLTLAALVDNQIFCVHGGLSPEIKLIDQLRLINRVQEIPHEGAFGDIMWSDPDEVEDWVANPRGAGWLFGPKVTKKFNYINNLELIARAHQLAMEGYRYMFDDSTIITVWSAPNYCYRCGNVAAIMRIDENMNRQMLIFKDTPDSRNSIKNKATIPYFL, from the coding sequence ATGACaagaggagaggaaaaaaaatggattgaACAACTGCGCATGAACCCACCCAAGCTGCTGGACGAAAATGACTTAAGGCTAGTCTGCCAGAGAGTGAAGGAAATCCTGGTGGAGGAGAACAACGTGCAGGCAATAAACCCCCCAGTGATAATCTGTGGAGATATACACGGCCAATTTTTTGACCTTTTAGAATTATTTGATGTAGGAGGAGACATCATGAATAACGACTACATATTTCTGGGCGACTACGTAGACAGGGGGTACAACAGCGTGGAGACGTTTGAATACCTATTGCTACTAAAGCTGCTGttcccaaaaaatataactctCTTGAGAGGGAACCACGAAAGTAGACAGATAACGACGGTATATGGGTTCTACGAtgaatgttttaaaaaatatgggaATGCAAATGCATGGAAATATTGCACCGATATATTTGATTACCTAACATTAGCAGCGCTGGTAGATAACcaaattttttgtgtgcatggGGGATTGTCTcctgaaataaaattaattgacCAGTTACGCCTGATCAATCGTGTGCAGGAAATTCCACACGAAGGGGCTTTTGGAGACATCATGTGGTCAGACCCTGATGAAGTGGAAGACTGGGTTGCCAATCCTCGGGGGGCTGGTTGGCTCTTTGGTCCCAAGGTTACCAAAaagtttaattatattaacaattTGGAGCTGATTGCTAGGGCACACCAGCTAGCCATGGAGGGCTACCGGTACATGTTTGATGACTCCACCATCATCACCGTGTGGTCTGCTCCCAACTACTGCTACCGCTGCGGAAATGTCGCCGCCATCATGCGCATCGACGAAAATATGAACCGGCAGATGCTCATATTTAAGGACACGCCCGACTCTCGCAACTCCATCAAGAACAAGGCCACCATCCCGTACTTCCTTTAG
- a CDS encoding hypothetical protein, conserved (encoded by transcript PVX_119825A) yields the protein MGGHGGLNILPQKKWNVYRKDLQFKVNYDENKLIKEEEKKVRKKNEEAFENAISQLKQNAHQRSAHQSIAHRGDAWQKDNQNGGTNRCGHINLFAEEEKEINERNKKHEEFLIKKGHYIYNDRNFNGENCIYDKTSNAKIVSDFDKIKLSQNEWYLRRQSSIFANANQLEKLKGGNADDPFCEKAHQRQTDHLRGSDSSESDAHRHGKRSKRRDSKREKEKEKEKKKKKYDHIKKLIKYKKDKEKRERKKSRKK from the coding sequence ATGGGCGGCCACGGAGGGCTAAACATCCTGCCGCAGAAAAAGTGGAACGTTTACAGGAAGGATTTGCAGTTTAAAGTGAATTATGACGAAAACAAACTTataaaggaagaagagaaaaaagtgagaaaaaaaaatgaggaggcaTTTGAAAACGCCATCAGCCAGCTGAAGCAGAACGCGCATCAACGCAGCGCGCATCAGAGCATCGCGCACCGAGGCGATGCCTGGCAAAAGGACaaccaaaatggggggaccAACCGCTGTGGACACATTAACCTATTtgcagaagaggaaaaagaaataaatgaaaggaacaaaaagcATGAAGAATTTTTAATCAAAAAGGGACACTACATTTATAATGATAGAAATTTTAATGGAGAAAATTGTATCTATGACAAAACAAGCAATGCAAAAATCGTTTCAGATTTTGACAAAATTAAGCTAAGTCAAAATGAGTGGTATTTGAGGAGGCAGAGCAGCATCTTTGCGAATGCGAATCAATTGGAGAAgctaaaggggggaaatgcggATGACCCTTTTTGTGAGAAGGCCCACCAGAGACAAACTGACCATCTGCGGGGGAGCGACTCGTCGGAAAGTGACGCGCACCGGCACGGGAAAAGGTCAAAACGTCGAGatagcaaaagggaaaaggagaaggagaaggagaaaaagaaaaagaagtatGACCATATCAAGaaacttataaaatataagaaagacaaggagaaaagggaaaggaagaaaagccGCAAAAAGTGA
- a CDS encoding hypothetical protein, conserved (encoded by transcript PVX_119810A; Apicoplast targeted protein. Curated by Stuart Ralph, Walter and Eliza Hall Institute of Medical Research, Australia.), which produces MCLLRRLLAPLCVILLSVRQQHARVCSNRFAANKFGANKFAANVLGGGARVAEPPRGTEALKRRTGRRSSTPLNSDKKQKETPQHGYYFTKEKNKIVKKKKKKFSLNYCRDPKTTARGVKRRSHYPLLFISPPSTSLSEITESVKALFNVDYIENNYLYSYIKSFRRTPPITKLYLLCTLLLSICMHVNKNIYKLILFDFGKVFYEGQLWRLITPYFYIGNLYLQYFLMFNYLHIYMSSVEIAHYKNPEDLLTFLTFGYLSNLLFTIIGSMYSENVMNLQRYVNQLRRVILLGGKSSSTKGDTTVRIAKEQYNHLGYVFSTYILYYWSRINEGTLINCFELFLIKAEYVPFFFIIQNVLLYNEFSLFEVASILSSYFFFTYEKSLQLNFLRRFNLALLKALRVYPMYEAYREERTHANTPKVSTLKSMDMPSIRQSVQLSKKKNLKSKALWRNYLYVVILKLYSNQVTSYVDLMIILKLLSKQLSLEKKVLNFICEKMESHMYKLTIRELSLLMLLLRKHKFDNLYFLNLVAKSILIKMNKNVSYKDLALITFSLSRGISLTEKVYTSEIFHLSVVKIHNDLKNLNFHSLTLFFYSYSLYFLHHFEQFNHFFYLTRSFIQVIKKNLFLFNPTDLMFTFLSAVHVCGAFSNALRSGQCHGARHSPGGQLSQGSAALLSGGPTNNQALTNYSAANDQTTSSPVKTPPGGKPTTRNVPSKELHQGNYSKGKAEQQDGSTREEALSNFLTQVKHAIVEKLQCFKVEEVTNVLFASLDRDFAINGRYFPFLQKDRIHIWDYLRVYVGRGRSCEGDEKRKEQHTEDHHTERGELTGSRADPPQVASQPTNYLIRVSQAAHQGESFVNPLSEESFLNALSEEIIYRNEFLTARQILLLLHALRGTNTPFVRLEKILLKRLVCLEKELSFSQAMFVYQYLYVRTCLFHELRRYAPKVYKREGQKEEVFLLCDGDNGVRQNDQRGDQPTLPSELQRDKDNQVYYLHDDTSHLKKRRKRDRTKIFLYDHFIFKYPAQVSTEGEEVKKLEEKKNLTQFISLERRDSFREVNPPTLTQEGENPPPGEAEYQITCFNFYLDVYKIVCLKMVNSLKNERLTPHTTLHLLDIFKRLNVRDYRMIRYFYKMEKEILFLDNLTLERLLKVLVNFNLYNLLHHLGVHKILQFVNFNSVEECVSFLGLLGLLSTRGGEKPFCSLPNECTENAVSYILKNIKHLRSTHQLEQIQVTPVYNSLPLRYFKLFKNVRSVGGLAQLCAQRRAAKQSHLAWSAEKYQKMASNFVLRSVDDVHLGKASLGLSGNRSRGSWSRGRMGQPPSGTGRTICLSEYRDIQEEIFRDLHTIFSPTVEVYKNVSVSNYTFPLAINLLTLGGGAPSSAGSAGASGAADLAVSADSIDSADSTNIAHSAHLADVAKTHPLVTQRRSDGPSGPRELNRKNTLLVDILYGHDFYYSLSGAKEKKLKKHNIFVCYYGMHAKKANKKLVNYKKHAILKCIKKNGYNYICIDAKTYVKNKKKNRDNHLNKGYLTSLILHLVKRKRAIPLGTNRRVSGKNRPATSRRQRRRGSLLRAKRNTHSAEELASHVETNKHLRKMHTGGEKRGLPGTNHLDKLRHMFQLG; this is translated from the exons ATGTGTTTGCTGCGCAGGCTGCTCGCCCCCCTATGCGTAATTCTCCTGAGTGTGAGGCAGCAGCACGCGAGGGTTTGCTCGAACAGGTTTGCGGCTAACAAATTTGGGGCGAACAAATTTGCGGCGAACGTGCTGGGCGGCGGCGCGCGTGTAGCGGAGCCACCCCGGGGGACGGAGGCCCTGAAGAGGCGCACgggaaggaggagcagcaccCCCCTCAACAGTGACaagaagcaaaaggagaCACCACAGCATGGCTACTACTTtacgaaggagaaaaacaaaatagtaaaaaaaaaaaaaaaaaaattttcactgAATTATTGTAGAGACCCCAAAACAACAGCAAGGGGagtaaaaaggagaagccactaccccctcctttttatatCCCCCCCATCCACATCATTAAGCGAAATTACCGAAAGTGTGAAGGCCCTCTTCAACGTAGACTACATAGAGAATAACTACCTCTATTCTTACATCAAATCGTTTAGAAGGACCCCCCCGATAACCAAGCTGTACCTTCTCTGCACCTTACTTTTGAGCATCTGCATGcatgtgaataaaaatatttacaagttGATTCTGTTCGACTTTGGGAAGGTGTTCTATGAGGGTCAATTGTGGAGACTAATTACGCCCTATTTTTACATAGGCAATTTATACCTTCAGTATTTCCTCATGTTTAACTACCTGCACATCTACATGTCTTCTGTCGAAATTGCACACTACAAGAACCCGGAGGACCTGCTAACCTTCCTCACGTTTGGCTACCTGTCTAACCTCCTTTTTACCATAATAGGGAGTATGTACAGTGAAAATGTTATGAACCTCCAACGGTATGTGAATCAGCTGAGGAGAGTTATCCTTTTAGGGGGAAAGAGCTCTTCCACCAAGGGAGACACAACCGTGCGTATAGCAAAAGAGCAGTACAACCACCTCGGTTATGTTTTCTCCACGTACATCTTATATTACTGGAGTAGGATCAACGAAGGTACTCTTATTAACTGCTTCGAGCTCTTCCTCATCAAGGCGGAatatgttccttttttttttatcatccaGAATGTTTTGCTATACAATGAATTTTCTCTCTTTGAAGTTGCATCCATTTTGtctagctattttttctttacatatGAGAAGAGCTTGCAGTTGAATTTTTTGCGGCGCTTCAACTTGGCCCTGCTCAAGGCGCTGCGCGTCTACCCCATGTACGAGGCCTACAGGGAGGA GAGGACCCACGCGAACACCCCAAAAGTGAGCACCCTGAAGAGCATGGACATGCCCAGCATCCGCCAAAGTGTCCAgctgagcaaaaaaaaaaacctcaagTCGAAAGCCCTCTGGAGGAACTACCTCTACGTAGTGATTCTCAAGCTATACAGCAACCAAGTAACCAGCTACGTAGATCTTATGATCATCTTGAAGCTGCTAAGCAAGCAACTCTCCCTGGAGAAAAAAGTGCTAAATTTTATCtgcgaaaaaatggagagtcACATGTACAAGCTGACCATCAGGGAGTTAAGTCTCCTCATGCTCCTCCTCAGGAAGCACAAATTTGACAACCTGTATTTCTTAAACCTGGTGGCGAAATCTATACTAATCAAAATGAATAAGAATGTGTCTTATAAGGACCTCGCGTTGATTACCTTCAGTCTGTCCAGGGGCATTTCCCTCACCGAGAAGGTCTATACGAGTGAAATCTTCCACTTGAGCGTTGTAAAAATACACAACGATTTGAAGAATCTAAATTTCCACTCCCTCACTTTGTTCTTCTACTCCTACAGCCTCTATTTTCTCCACCACTTTGAGCAgtttaaccattttttttacctgaccagGAGTTTCATCcaagtgataaaaaaaaatctcttTCTCTTCAACCCCACCGATTTgatgttcacttttttgtcCGCCGTGCATGTTTGCGGCGCTTTTAGTAACGCCCTCAGGAGTGGGCAGTGCCACGGGGCGAGGCATTCTCCAGGTGGGCAGCTCTCACAGGGCAGTGCAGCCCTACTCAGTGGAGGACCTACGAATAACCAGGCGTTGACCAACTATAGTGCTGCCAATGACCAGACAACATCTTCACCAGTGAAGACACCTCCAGGGGGGAAACCCACCACGAGGAATGTTCCTTCCAAGGAGCTTCATCAGGGGAATTACTCCAAGGGGAAAGCGGAGCAACAGGACGGATCCACCCGCGAAGAGGCACTCTCCAATTTTCTAACCCAAGTGAAGCACGCCATTGTGGAGAAGCTACAATGCTTcaaagtggaggaagtgACAAACGTGCTGTTTGCCTCCCTAGACAGAGACTTCGCCATCAACGGGAGGTACTTCCCCTTTCTGCAGAAGGATAGGATACACATTTGGGATTACCTGCGTGTGTACGTGGGGAGGGGGCGGAGCTGCGAGGGGGATGAGAAGCGCAAAGAGCAGCACACGGAAGATCATCACACTGAACGGGGAGAACTCACAGGCAGTCGCGCCGACCCCCCCCAGGTGGCATCCCAGCCGACGAACTACCTCATCAGAGTGAGCCAAGCCGCTCACCAGGGGGAATCCTTCGTCAACCCACTGTCGGAGGAATCCTTCCTCAACGCACTGTCGGAGGAAATAATTTACCGCAACGAATTTTTGACGGCGCGCCAgatcctcctgctgctgcacGCCCTAAGAGGGACGAACACCCCATTTGTACGGTTGGAGAAAATCCTGCTGAAGCGATTGGTGTGCTTGGAAAAGGAACTATCGTTCAGCCAAGCCATGTTCGTCTACCAGTACCTCTACGTCAGGACGTGTCTCTTCCACGAGTTAAGGAGGTATGCCCCAAAAGTGTATAAACGGGAGGGGCAGAAAGAAGAGGTGTTCCTCCTGTGCGATGGTGACAATGGGGTGAGGCAAAATGACCAAAGGGGAGACCAACCCACCCTGCCAAGTGAACTCCAAAGGGATAAAGACAACCAGGTGTACTACCTCCACGATGATACATCCCacttgaagaagaggagaaaaagggacagaacaaaaatatttctctatgatcactttatttttaagtaccCTGCACAGGTCAGcacagaaggggaagaagtcaaaaaattagaagaaaaaaaaaacctaacACAGTTCATTAGTCTGGAAAGGAGAGACTCCTTTAGGGAAGTAAATCCTCCAACCCTAACGCAAGAaggggagaaccccccccctggagaggCCGAATACCAAATCACGTGCTTCAATTTCTACCTAGATGTGTACAAAATCGTTTGCCTAAAAATGGTAAACTCTCTAAAGAATGAAAGACTAACCCCCCACACAACCCTTCACCTTCTAGACATCTTCAAAAGGTTAAACGTAAGGGACTACAGAATGATCAGGtacttttacaaaatggaaaaagaaattttatttttggacAATCTCACCCTGGAGAGGCTCCTAAAAGTGCTTGTTAATTTTAACCTCTACAATTTGTTGCATCATTTGGGcgttcataaaattttgcaatttgtTAACTTCAACTCGGTGGAGGAATGCGTCTCCTTTTTGGGTCTCCTCGGCTTGCTCTCCactcgggggggggagaagccctTCTGCAGTTTGCCAAACGAATGCACTGAAAATGCCGTcagttatattttaaaaaatattaaacacTTGAGGAGTACCCACCAGTTGGAGCAGATTCAGGTAACCCCCGTGTACAATTCGCTGCCCCTCAGATACTTCAAGCTGTTCAAAAATGTGCGCTCTGTGGGGGGCCTGGCTCAGCTTTGCGCCCAACGGAGAGCGGCGAAGCAAAGTCACCTTGCCTGGTCAGCTGAAAAGTATCAAAAAATGGCGAGCAACTTTGTGCTGCGTTCCGTGGATGACGTCCACTTGGGGAAAGCGTCACTTGGGTTGAGCGGCAACCGATCACGCGGCAGCTGGTCGCGTGGCCGAATGGGGCAACCCCCAAGTGGCACCGGTCGGACGATTTGCCTCAGCGAGTACAGAGACATCCAGGAGGAAATATTTCGAGACCTGCACACAATTTTTTCGCCGACGGTTGAAGTTTACAAAAACGTGAGCGTGTCGAATTATACGTTTCCGCTGGCTATTAATTTGCTGacgctgggggggggagcgcctTCCTCGGCTGGCTCGGCTGGAGCGTCTGGAGCGGCCGACTTGGCTGTCTCAGCTGACTCGATCGACTCGGCTGACTCCACTAACATCGCTCACTCCGCTCACTTGGCCGACGTGGCGAAGACGCACCCGCTCGTTACCCAGCGCCGAAGCGATGGACCCAGCGGGCCACGCGAACTGAACAGGAAAAACACCCTCCTCGTGGACATCCTGTACGGCCACGACTTTTACTATTCCCTGAGCGGagcgaaagagaaaaagctGAAGAAGCATAACATCTTCGTGTGCTACTATGGCATGCATGCGAAGAAggcgaataaaaaattggtcAACTATAAGAAGCACGCCATTTTGAAgtgcatcaaaaaaaatgggtacaATTACATTTGCATTGATGCGAAGACGTatg
- a CDS encoding PFC0600w, putative (encoded by transcript PVX_119820A) yields MSSNCSQENEDEANRIDGRFQNFLKLKARNGAVGGGAASGHFSSHLSGHVGGSFGGGPSGSFNGSFNGSFNGSFNGSFSGSFGGSLGCNEGGTPSNAYSGNGGPYSNAASSYHYGSANRSSPENEETHGGDFSNIKFSQNGQYKRYHDFYNNKSSFQHYLKKLKACRIDADELRNILEKRLTLERENQMLKSIQEDDKKGFGSETNSSSSNHEGLHLYRKLNFLNKNNRSKSKNKNRKRKRINSKIDKKFIIKCRTCKYVNPNGFKMGDYYTCQNCGYNDFSVLRSSSPNNGE; encoded by the exons atgagtTCAAATTGTTCACAGGAGAATGAG GACGAAGCAAATAGAATAGACGGGAGGttccaaaattttctaaaattgaAGGCGCGAAATGGCGCCGTGGGCGGCGGAGCGGCTAGCGGCCATTTTAGCAGCCATTTGAGCGGCCACGTGGGTGGCAGCTTTGGTGGCGGCCCCAGTGGCAGTTTTAATGGCAGTTTTAATGGCAGTTTTAATGGAAGCTTTAATGGCAGCTTCAGTGGCAGCTTTGGTGGAAGCCTTGGCTGCAACGAGGGGGGCACCCCCAGTAACGCCTACAGCGGCAACGGAGGGCCCTACAGCAATGCCGCCAGTAGCTACCACTATGGCAGCGCGAACAGAAGCTCAccagaaaatgaagagacaCACGGAGGGGATTTCTCGAACATAAAATTTAGCCAAAATGGCCAGTACAAGAGATACCATGATTTTTACAATAACAAAAGCTCCTTTCaacattatttaaaaaaattaaaagcatgTAGAATAGACGCAGACGAGCTGCGaaatattttggaaaaaagacTCACCCTAGAGCGTGAGAATCAAATGCTTAAGTCAATACAGGAGGATGATAAGAAAGGGTTTGGAAGTGAAACGaattcctcctcttccaacCATGAAGGTTTGCACCTTTACAGGAAacttaactttttaaacaaaaataatagaagCAAATCAAAGAATAAGAACcgaaagagaaagagaatTAACTCCAAAATTGACAAGAagtttattattaaatgcCGGACTTGTAAGTACGTTAACCCCAATGGTTTCAAGATGGGGGACTACTACACGTGCCAGAATTGTGGGTACAACgacttttccgttttgcggTCTAGTTCCCCCAACAATGGGGAGTAG
- a CDS encoding hypothetical protein (encoded by transcript PVX_119830A), which translates to HAGNAERCRDVCDTSGRAPNADNTPSGRHNEDNGDRNYSKEEKTTYVFCNICADIMEKSIFQDHLYAHTLESPEKNEQSCAYEMQKNPNNGPFDTRNKSSYTNFSSDRNKQNRCALKRTFNDTNCAFNNSEIILTDNNDHHAEEHKIFDMLYNYNSSLDRFRNNPAVINKRNNNNNNSNSSVICISEKRNHMVDGKSNNSISNLCKGVSAQNIIEIVSPGENEAEDILSLSSNVEHVNRNVTRNGGEASLPNKLEANRTAVDNYLSAMRESLSAILPDPNASSLENSPTRNNTESYKNEEHPSRIINDILSMISAIQANVKRAAEKSQNRVNINSARVDVDNFVTKSMSCILRDINDIKGTNRSGKNDDSADAVLNKKLKKIHQSLDDVNKRINAAIENNRTGDRNSVASTISGGILNRTSITIVNSTDGGNGSERPSASVSHTSNGNVIHMNSGTSNSGNVHISRSNSYRDGNSNGEPANRGRQNSFYSTGAPGTHEFSGRNGSSFFHNQNVFSHESFFTGIPADSPHTHFSHSCANPYNQIVRTEAGSINDVNYLYSNLVDRYPCICENSGFSHFDNSSNNIWPLRRVTNSNMFKTSNDSPNSRRIKEANNMNVNANMFNYRNDGGNNAHNNISPINNGRNTSNSMNGTMGYNLINNGAGVYPADPPSSNPFLFMTNRHNRNIRSDVRTNQVVNTITNNYSFISTSRNSVSSRSANQGPGRIHNGNSAIGTTSIININNFNCVTTNSNYSNNRSAAMGGAIGAPIVPPVVVPPVVVPPVVPSVAPPVGAAHAAVNAAVMAARGLARPPGPRAGGRAGTIAGGPAGQGVAPVLGPSTSTCSSRVSTTTVRASTEGNLDPVFSFYVLPPGRTGRGRGTHHNGRGTNHNGRGTNHNGGGANNNGNGNGNGNGNNNITTSNTRNVHNGSATSGSLSESAADEVTMSGDPQRAADNPFGANLRREQTLTRSNERINRIVNRITRGVANASSTAREQPGSGNKKVGTRAKLKENNDYLIVHFDIKKNENNNLKICSICYENYQHNESLIFLPCTHNFHKACIIEWINKKSTCPICKINIKNF; encoded by the coding sequence CATGCTGGCAACGCTGAAAGATGCCGTGATGTGTGTGATACGAGTGGAAGAGCCCCTAACGCGGATAACACTCCAAGTGGCAGGCATAACGAAGATAATGGTGACAGAAATTACAGTAAAGAGGAGAAAACTACGTACGTGTTCTGCAACATTTGCGCTGATATTATGGAAAAATCCATCTTTCAGGATCATTTGTACGCACACACGCTGGAATCtccagaaaaaaatgaacaaagttGCGCATATGAAATGCAAAAGAACCCAAATAATGGCCCATTCGACACAAGGAATAAGAGTTCCTATACTAATTTCAGCTCAGACAGAAACAAGCAAAACAGATGTGCACTAAAACGTACCTTCAATGACACCAACTGTGCTTTTAACAACtctgaaataattttaactGATAATAATGACCATCATGCGGAggaacataaaatttttgacatgctttataattacaattCCAGTCTTGACCGTTTTAGAAACAACCCAGCGGTTATCAACAAAAGGAACAATAACAATAACAATAGCAATAGCAGCGTAATTTGCATTTccgaaaaaaggaaccacATGGTAGATGGCAAAAGTAACAATTCCATAAGTAACTTATGCAAAGGTGTAAGTGcgcaaaatataatagaaatTGTGAGCCCAGGGGAAAATGAAGCAGAAGACATCTTATCACTCAGCAGCAACGTCGAACATGTAAACAGAAATGTAACAAGAAATGGAGGAGAGGCAAGCTTGCCCAATAAATTAGAAGCCAACAGAACTGCTGTTGATAATTACCTTTCTGCTATGAGAGAATCCCTTTCTGCCATTCTTCCTGACCCGAACGCATCCTCATTGGAAAATAGCCCCACGAGGAACAACACAGAGAGTTATAAAAACGAGGAACATCCTAGCCGTATTATTAACGACATACTTTCCATGATAAGCGCAATACAGGCTAACGTAAAAAGGGCTGCAGAAAAGTCCCAAAACAGGGTTAATATTAACAGCGCGAGGGTAGATGTAGACAATTTTGTGACTAAAAGCATGAGTTGCATACTCAGGGATATAAATGACATAAAGGGAACAAATaggagtggaaaaaatgatgactCTGCCGATGCtgtgttaaataaaaaattgaagaaaatacACCAAAGTTTAGATGATGTGAATAAAAGAATTAACGCCGCAATAGAAAATAATCGCACCGGTGACAGGAACAGCGTTGCTAGCACCATCAGCGGGGGCATTCTTAACAGAACCAGCATCACTATTGTTAACAGCACTGACGGAGGCAACGGGAGCGAGAGGCCCAGCGCAAGCGTCAGTCATACGAGCAACGGAAACGTTATCCACATGAACAGCGGCACCAGCAATAGTGGGAACGTTCATATCAGTAGAAGCAACAGCTACCGAGATGGCAACTCAAATGGCGAACCCGCCAATCGTGGAAGACAAAACAGTTTTTACAGCACAGGTGCACCAGGAACTCATGAATTCAGTGGCAGAAACGGAAgctctttttttcataaccAGAATGTATTTTCACATGAAAGCTTTTTTACAGGCATACCAGCCGACTCACCACACACGCATTTCTCCCACTCGTGTGCCAATCCGTATAACCAAATAGTACGTACAGAAGCTGGAAGCATTAATGATGTAAATTACTTATATTCCAATTTGGTAGACAGATATCCATGTATTTGTGAAAATTCGgggttttcccattttgacaaTAGCTCTAATAATATTTGGCCCTTAAGGAGAGTAACAAACAGCAACATGTTTAAAACTTCTAATGACTCACCAAATTCTAGGCGCATTAAAGAGGCGAATAACATGAACGTGAATGCTAACATGTTTAATTACCGAAACGATGGGGGTAACAATGCCCACAATAACATTTCGCCCATAAACAATGGAAGAAATACGAGCAATTCTATGAATGGAACCATGGggtataatttaattaataatggTGCAGGGGTGTATCCTGCCGACCCTCCCTCCAGCAATCCATTTCTCTTCATGACAAATAGACACAACAGAAACATCAGGAGCGATGTTAGAACGAATCAAGTCGTTAACACCATTACGAACAATTACAGCTTTATCAGCACTAGTAGAAATAGCGTAAGTAGCAGAAGCGCCAACCAGGGCCCTGGCAGAATCCACAACGGGAATAGCGCCATTGGAACCACATCTATCATTAACATAAATAACTTCAATTGTGTTACCACGAATAGTAATTATAGCAATAACAGAAGTGCTGCTATGGGAGGCGCTATCGGTGCTCCTATTGTTCCTCCTGTTGTTGTCCCTCCTGTTGTTGTCCCTCCTGTTGTCCCGTCGGTTGCCCCTCCCGTCGGTGCTGCACACGCTGCCGTTAATGCCGCTGTAATGGCTGCAAGGGGATTAGCGAGACCCCCTGGCCCGCGTGCGGGTGGAAGGGCAGGAACAATTGCGGGGGGGCCCGCTGGGCAAGGCGTGGCCCCCGTTCTCGGTCCATCTACGAGCACGTGCTCGTCCAGGGTTAGCACTACAACTGTGAGAGCGAGCACTGAAGGGAATTTAGACCCCGTTTTCAGCTTTTACGTTCTTCCGCCAGGCCGGACCGGCCGCGGCAGAGGGACACACCATAACGGGAGAGGAACAAACCATAACGGGAGAGGAACAAACCATAACGGCGGCGGCGCAAACAATAACGGCAACGGCAACGGCAACGGCAACGGCAACAATAATATCACGACGAGCAACACCCGCAACGTTCATAATGGCTCCGCGACGTCCGGCTCCCTAAGCGAAAGCGCAGCTGACGAGGTCACCATGAGCGGCGACCCACAAAGAGCAGCAGACAACCCGTTTGGCGCAAATTTAAGGAGAGAACAAACGTTAACTCGAAGCAACGAAAGGATCAATAGAATTGTAAACAGGATCACACGAGGAGTGGCCAATGCGTCTAGCACCGCGAGAGAACAACCTGGAAgcggaaataaaaaagtaggCACGCGCGCAAagttaaaggaaaataatgaTTACCTCATTGTGCACtttgacataaaaaaaaacgaaaacaacaacttaaaaatatgttccaTTTGTTACGAAAATTACCAACACAACGAATCTCTCATCTTCTTGCCCTGTACACACAATTTCCACAAAGCCTGTATAATTGAGTGGATAAATAAGAAGTCTACTTGTcccatttgcaaaattaacattaaaaatttttaa